Proteins encoded in a region of the Luteimonas viscosa genome:
- a CDS encoding Base plate wedge protein 53: MNDPIQLLIDAGAIPSEPFDPLSRYRGVPLALHAPAPGVEPVAYVARRFIPQRHSIAVAVEAVVEAVDRPDLLAARTLGSPLSYWRIADANAVTDPFELTDVPGARVAIPSGGS; this comes from the coding sequence ATGAACGATCCCATCCAGTTGCTGATCGACGCCGGCGCCATCCCGAGCGAGCCGTTCGATCCGCTGAGCCGCTATCGCGGCGTGCCGCTGGCCTTGCACGCGCCCGCGCCGGGCGTCGAACCCGTAGCGTATGTCGCGCGACGCTTCATCCCGCAGCGGCATTCGATCGCGGTCGCGGTCGAGGCGGTGGTGGAAGCGGTGGACCGCCCCGACCTGCTCGCCGCGCGCACGCTCGGCAGCCCGCTGTCGTACTGGCGGATCGCCGATGCGAACGCGGTCACCGATCCGTTCGAACTCACCGACGTGCCGGGTGCGCGCGTCGCGATCCCCTCGGGAGGCAGCTGA